The following is a genomic window from Clostridium sp..
ACATATTGGAACTGACATACTTAAGAATGTTATAAAAAATATAAGATGTGAAATAGAAAAAAATGGAGGAAAAATATTATTCAATACGAAGTTAAACGATCTTAATGTCAGAAACGATAAACTTGAGTCAATTACAATAGGTAGTGAAGAACTGCCATGTGATGATCTTGTGCTCTCCATAGGGCACAGTTCAAGAGATACATATGAGATGTTGCTTGAAAAGAACATATTTATGGAGCAGAAGCCTTTTGCCATTGGGGTAAGAGTTGAACATCTCCAGCACATGATAGATGTAAATCAATATGGAAGATATGCCGGACATCCAAGGCTTGGTGCATCGGATTATAGACTTACTTCAAAAAGTAAAAATGGAAGAGGTGTGTACAGCTTCTGCATGTGTCCTGGAGGAGAAGTTGTAGCAGCATCTTCCGAAAATGGCATGCTGGTTACAAATGGAATGAGCAACTATAAAAGAGATGGAAGAAATGCCAATTCCGCTGTAGTTGTAACTGTAGACAAAAATGACTTTGAAGATAATCTTCCTCTCAGCGGTATGGAATTCCAGAGACATTATGAGAGTATGGCATATAAAGTTGGAGGAGAAAGCTACGAAGCACCAGTTCAATTAATAAGGGATTTTTTGGAAGATAGTGTATCGCATGAATTTGGAAGTGTAAAACCAAGCTACAGACCCGGGTATAATTTTGCAGATTTAAGGAGGTGTCTTCCTTCGTCTGTCATTGAGGCACTTAAAGATGGATTTGTGAATTTTGAAAGGAAAATAAAGGGGTTTTCAAGTGGAGATGGTGTTATAACCGGAATAGAGACTAGAACTTCAGCACCTGTCAGGATACCGAGGAATGAAAATCTTGAAAGCATATCTGCAGGGGGAATTTATCCATGTGGTGAAGGTGCGGGATTTGCAGGAGGTATAATATCTTCGGCAGTTGATGGAATAAAAGTAGCTGAAAAAATAATGTGTAAATACAAGCCTTTTTAAATAAATAACATTTGAATAAATATTCACAGTATAATATAATGTGATTTGTGTATTTGATTTTAAGATTAACAATTGATAAGAGAGGTATTTTTAATGCATAGAATGTTTGGAACTGATGGAGTCAGAGGGATTGCAAACAAGGAATTGACATGTGAACTGGCGTACAAGCTGGGGAAGGCCGGGGCCTGTGTACTGACGGAAGGAGCCGGAAGCCCTAAAATACTTGTTGGAATGGATACGAGAATATCTGGAGACATGCTTGAAGGGGCATTGGTTTCAGGAATACTTTCAGTTGGAGCAAAAGCCATATGTGTAGGGGTCATACCAACACCTGCAATAGCATATCTCACAAAAAAATACGGTGCAGATGCGGGTGTTGTAATATCGGCATCTCATAATCCTGTAGAATACAATGGAATTAAATTTTTTAATGGACAGGGATATAAGCTTTCAGATGAACTGGAAGATAAAATACAACGACTTATTGAAAGTGAATTTAAGGGAATAGATGTACTGACAGGTGAAAAAATAGGAGCCAAGACAAATAAAATATACAAGGCTCTTACTGACTATATAGAATTTGCCAAATCAACTATAGATGTAAATTTAAAGGGGCTCAGGGTAGCACTTGATTGTGCAAATGGAGCATCATCCAAGACATCGGTCAAAGCCTTCAAGGAGATGGGTGCAGACGTTTATGTAATAAACAATGATCCTGATGGAATAAATATAAATAAAAATTGCGGTTCTACGCATCCAGAGGAACTTATGGATTATGTAGTGAAAAAGAAATGTGATTTGGGACTTGCTTTTGACGGCGATGCAGACAGGTGCCTTGCTGTAGATGAAAATGGAAATTTGATAAATGGTGATTTTATAATAGGAATAATAGGAAAGTACTTGAAATCCAGGGGAAGATTGAATAAAAATTCTGTAGTTGTTACTGTTATGAGTAATCTTGGACTGGATATAGCATTGAGAAATGAAAATATAAATACTGTAAAGACAAAGGTTGGAGATAGATATGTTCTGGAAGAAATGAAAAAGAATGGGTATGTACTGGGCGGCGAACAGTCAGGACATATAATTATGCTGGATTATAATACGACAGGTGACGGACTTGTTACAGCACTTCAAATAGCTTCCATAGTAAAAGAGAGCGGCAGGACTCTTTCGGAACTTGCATCCTTTATAAAGGAGCTGCCGCAGGTACTTGTAAATGCCAGAGTACCCAATGACAAGAAAAATATATATAATGAAGATGAGCAGATAATGTCTGAAATAGAAAAAATGGAGAAAAAATTGGATGGGTGCGGGAGAGTCCTTATAAGGCCATCTGGAACAGAACCGCTTGTCAGGGTAATGCTGGAAGGAAAGATACAGTCTGAAATAGATGACATGGCGAGTAATCTTGCAAGTTTGATTGAAAAAAAGGCCAATTTATAATTGATGTTTTTGTATGCAAGGTATAGATGCCGGATGGGTATTTATATCTTGTTTGATTATAAAATATAGACATGTTAATATAAAGTTAATAGTGTTAATAGTTGACAAAGAATGATTTTAAATCATATAATGTATTGACGGAATATTTAAAGCTGTTAATTTCGGGAAGGAAGGTGATTATAAAGAAATTATTTCATAAAAGCGCCAGGACTTAAGTGAAATTCAAGTTCCACTAACCCAATCATAGATTTGGAGTGTCACTTAAGTTGACGAGGATGGGGAGTATCGAATTCTTCGGCGGGTGCCCCACGGTATGTCGCACTACCGTTAACGGCTGATAAACTCAGAAAGTGATTTCTGAAACAACATCAGTCTGGTGTTGAAACCTCAATATTCATTGAGAAGCTGGGATAATTCTTGTATCCCTTATATCAATCACAATTATGTCCTGTTAAAAAAAGAATATCAATAGGCTCATTTCTTATACTCTTTTTTAGATGTTGGAGTATGGGGATTTTGTTTGTGTATCTAAAATATAGTTTTATAACAGGATAAATCCAAATTATCAAATTTTGAGAGGAAGATTAGTATGTGCGGAATAGTTGGGTTTGTTGGTAATGAGAATGCAACACCTATATTGGTGAATGGCTTGAGTAAGCTTGAATACAGAGGATATGATTCAGCAGGTGTTGCGGTAATTGACAATGATCATATAAATGTAACTAAATGCAAGGGAAGACTTTCAAATTTAGAGGGTAAATTGAAAGACAAACCTTTGAAAGGATATATAGGAATAGGGCATACAAGATGGGCAACACATGGTGAGCCGTCAGATGTAAATGCACATCCACACAGTAATGGAGATGGAACTATAAGTGTAGTTCACAATGGCATAATAGAAAATTATGTTGAATTGAGACAGATGCTTAAATCCAAAGGCTATAAATTTGTTTCAGATACAGATACGGAAGTTATTCCACAGCTTGTAGATTATTTTTACCATGGCGATCTGACAGATGCTGTAATGAAGGCGGTTTCCAGACTGAAAGGAAGCTACGCCATAGGGGTGATTTCATCCAGGGAACCAGACAAGATTGTTGCAGCAAGGAAGGACAGCCCTCTTGTAGTTGGTACCGGAAACAATGAATATTTTATAGCTTCTGATATACCTGCCATATTGAATTATACAAGAGATGTATATCTGTTGAATGACAACGAGTTTGTAGTACTTGATAAAACAGGTGTAAAGATTTTAGACGGCAGCAAGAATCAGATCAATAGGGATATATTTCATGTAACATGGAATGCAGATGCTGCTGAAAAGGGCGGATACGATCATTTCATGATAAAGGAAATACACGAACAGCCAAAGGCAATAAAGGATACAATGACTTCACGAATTATGCCGGGAAAACCTGTTACTCTTGATAATATAAAACTGACAAAAGAACAGATAGATGATATAGATAAAATATATATTGTAGCTTGTGGAACAGCATATCATGCTGGAATTATAGGGAAATATGCAATAGAAAAGCTTGCAAAAATGTCTGTAGAAGTAGATGTAGCATCGGAATTCAGGTATAGAGATCCTATAATAGATAACAGAACCTTGATGATAATAGTGAGTCAGTCCGGTGAGACGGCTGATACCCTAGCAGCACTTAGAGAAGGAAAAGAAAAGGGCGCAAGAGTAATAGCTGTAACAAATGTTGTAGGCAGTACAATATCAAGGGAGGCTGAAGATGTTCTTTATACCTGGGCCGGACCTGAAATTGCAGTTGCATCTACTAAAGCCTATGTGACACAACTTATCGTAATGTATACATTGGCTTTGTTTCTTGCACAAAATAAAGGTACTTTAAATGAAGAAGAAATTGAAGAATTGAAATCAGAGATGCTTACTCTTCCAGAAAAAGCTGAAAAAGTATTGAAAAATGAAAATATTGTTGAAGATTTTGCAGCCGGAAATTATACTCACAGGGATATGTTCTATATAGGAAGAGGACTTGATTATGCTGTTGCCATGGAGGGATCGTTAAAGGTAAAAGAAGTATCATATATCCATTCAGAGGCATATGCTGGTGGAGAGCTGAAGCATGGACCTATAGCTTTGATTGAAAATGGAACCATAGTTGTAGCAGGAGCAACTCAACAGAAGCTGGTTGAGAAAATGATAAGTAATATTAAGGAACTGACTACGAGGGGTGCGAAAGTGCTTGGCCTTGCAATAGAAGGAAGCAAGGATGTAGAGGATTCAGTGGATTCAATAATTTATCTTCCTAAAATAATGGATGTATTTGCACCTGTACTTGAAGTAATTCCTCTTCAGCTTCTAGGATATTATATGGCTATTAAAAAAGGCTGCGATGTAGACAAGCCGAGGAACCTGGCAAAATCAGTCACAGTGGAATAGAGTTAAAAATCTTAAATAAAACCTGTAATTTTGAAATAAAGTTTAACCATTTGAAAAAAAGTCGCACCATTTGTAAAAAAGTTTAATCATTTGAAAAAAAGATGAATCAAAAAAATAATAAAGTATATACTACTATACGTAAGACGTATAGGCAAAACAATGAAATATAAATTTATAGTAGTAAGGCTATACATTCTTATGCGAAAGAGTGTATAGCCTTTACTTTTAGGTGGTGTAAGTTGAATGTCAAAAAGAAAAAGAAACATTAATGTAGAAAAAATGATTAAAGAAGGAAGAGGCCAAGGAATAGGCTTTGAATATAAGCCTTGGATTAACATTCAAGATGTGCCGTCTTTAGGGAGGAGTACTAGATTAAAAGGAATAAAGACAGGAAGAGAACATCAATTTTTATCCGATATGGAAAGAAATTATTTTTATATTCTTGAATATTCAGAACAGGTTGTTGATATTAGGTAACAATTTCCACTTTTACCTTTAGAGGATACCCTTCTTATTGCAAATGAGCTTGGTTTAGAACATCCTAAAAACCCTAAAACTGGTGAATATGTTGTAATGACAACAGATTTTTTAATAACTAAAAATGATGATAATAAATTAACTGAAGTAGCTAGAACAATAAAAGCTAAGGACAAATTATTTAATAAAAGAATACTTGAAAAATTTGAAATTGAGAGAGTGTATTGGGAGAAAAGAAAAATAGATTGGGGAATTGTAACGGAAAATGAAATAGATAAAACTATTGCAACTAATATAAGCTTTGCATATGGATATAAAAATATTAAAGACCTAGATTGTTTTGAGGGTATTGAAAAGCTTGAATTTATTGATTTAATCTATGAATTTATAAAGAGAATAGTAGGAAGTAATAAAACTATGAGAACTATATGCAATACCTTTGACAAAGATATGAGTCTTGAAATAGGAAGCGGTTTGAGTATATTTAAGTATTTGATTATAAATAAAATTATCGAAGTTAATATTGTTGAGAAAATAGATGTTAATAAAGTAATACCAATTACTAATGTAATTGAAAAGTCTATTAATAAGTTGGAGGCAATATGATTACAATTAATACTGTCTTTAAATATACAGATACAGGTACTAGAATTAGAATCATACATGTTTCAAAAGAAAATGTTTATTATGTAAACATCGATTCAGTTACATCTATGCCTAAAAAGGAACTATTACGAATCTTACAGGATGAAGTAGATGCAAATAGGTTAATGGTTATAAAAGATCCTTTTGCAAGATTAATTGATGAAAGTAAACTTTCAAAAATTCAAATAGATAAAAGAAATATGGATTGGGAATTTATTTCAAAGTATTGGGAAGAGAAGAAACATGATATTTTAAATGTAAGCACTAGGAATAAAACGCTTAAAGAAATGGCAGATGAAAGCCATTTAAGTTTAACAAAGGTGAAAAAAATACTAAGTAGATACTGGCAAAGAGGGTTAAGTAAAAATTCGTTGCTACCCGACTATATAAATTCTGGAGGAAGAGGAAAAGAAAAGAAGTTAACTGAAAATAAAGTAGGTAGACCTAAGAGAGCTGATTATAATGGCAATATAATACAAGGAATAAATATAACAGAGAATATAAAAAAACAATTTAGTTTTGCCATAAATAAATATTATAGAAATGCAAATAAAATATCATTAAAAGAAACATATGAGCTAATACTAAGAGATTTTTATTCTGATACATATAAAGAAAATAATGAACTTAAATATAAAGTATGGGATAAATCAAGAATACCTACTTATGACCAATTTTATTACTGGTTCAAAAAAAATGAAGATCCAAAGAAGGATATAGTTTTAAGAGAAAGCGCGAAGGAATTTGAATTAAAAAATAGAGAACTGCTTAGTAACTCAACAATTGAAACAGATGGACCGGGTACAAGATTTCAGGTGGATGCTACAATTGCAGACATTTATTTAGTTAGTTCTTTAGATAGAAACAGGATTATAGGTAGGCCTGTAGTTTATGCCATAATTGATGTTTTTTCAAGACTTGTAACAGGTATTTATGTTGGTTTAGAGGGACCATCATGGCTTGGAGCTATGATGGCACTGAATAATATGATTACAGATAAGGTTGAATTTTGTAAGAGTTATGGTATAGAAATAGTGGAGGAGCAGTGGCCAGCTAAACATATTCCAGATATTATAATAGCTGATAGAGGAGAGTTTGAAGGGTATTCGGTAGAAAATTTGATAAATAATTTAAATATTAAAATAGAAAACACACCACCATATAGAGGAGACTTAAAGGGAATAGTTGAGAGAAGTTTTAAAACTACTAATGAGAAAATCAAGCACAAGACCCCTGGTGCAATCCAAAAGGAATATAGGAAAAGGGGAGATAGGGATTATAGGCTGGATGCAACCCTTACTTTAGAAGAGTTTACAAAGATATATATAAACCTTGTATTGGAACATAATAATAAACAAATTGACAAGTATCCAGTAGAAATTGAAATGCTTAAGGATAACATAGCTCCAATTCCATCAGCACTTTGGAATTGGGGAATAGAAAATAAAAAAGGAAGACTTAGAACTGTTGATAGAGAGGTTTTAAGATTAAATGTACTTCCGAGGGGCAGAGCTAATGTTTCAAGAGCAGGTATAAGATTTAAGGGATTATATTACGGTTCACAAAAAGCACTGGAGGAGCAGTGGTTCATAAAATCAAAGGTTAGAAGTATAGAAATACTGTATGATCCAAGGAATATGAATAATATTTACATTTCCTATGAAGAAGGCAAAAGCTTTGAAACGTGTTATTTACTTGATCCAAGTAAACAGTATGAGGATTGCATTTTAGAGGAGATTATATTTAATTTTGAACTTATTTCAGAGTTAAAGGAAGCACAAAAGAATAGGCAAAATCAGCTAAAAGTTGATGTCGATTTAGAAATAGATAAAATAGTCAAAGCTGCTAGAAAGAAAAAGTCTATAGAGATTAATGGTGAAAGTAATAATAAAAAGCTTAAAGGAATCAAAATAAATAGAGCAGTTGAAAAAGAGCTTAATAGAGAAAAAGAGGCCTTCAAGTTGGGAAAGGAAACTATTTCGGCTGAAGGCGCAGAAGTAATAAAATTAAATGCAAGTAGTGGATAGGCTACAATAAATAAAACAACTTTTTTAGGAACATGATATAATAAAATAATTATAGAAAAGGGGAAATTAATCATGTCTGAAAAAAAGGAAACAAAAAAGAGACATAATTATACAACGGAATTTAAGAATCAAATAGTAGAACTTTATCATAATGGTAAGATGAAAAGTGAGATTGCCAGGGAATATAGTCTATCATTATCAATGGTGAGTAGATGGATAAGGCAGTCTGAAAATACGGGGTCATTTAAGGAAAAGGATAATCGAAGCAGGGAAGAACAGGAACTTATAGAACTGCGCAGGAAGAACAAACAACTTATGATGGAGAATGATATTTTAAAACAAGCTGCGCTGATTTTGGGACGAAAGTAAATGTGATAAGGAAGAATTCCCACAAATACTCTGTATCAGCAATGTGCAAAGTCCTCCAGATTTCAAGAAGTACCTATTACTATAAAAGTAGAAAGAAAAACAGTGAAGATGCTCTTATATCTATGATTAAGGACATATTTAACTCAAGCCGGAATAATTATGGAACACGAAAAATCAAGGTTGAGTTACAGAAAAAAGGATACAGAGTTTCAAGGCGGAAAATAGGCAGAATAATGCAACAAAATACTCTTGTATCCAGTTATACAAAATTAAAGTTCAAACCACATGTGGATAAATTCAATGAATCAAAAATAGATAATCTGGTTAAACGGGAATTTAAGAATCAACCATACAGGAATGTTGTAGTAAGCGATCTTACATATGTCAGAGTTAGAGACAGATGGGAGTATATCTGCATACTTGTTGACCTTTTTAACTGTGAGATTATAGGTTACAGTGCAGGGAACCATAAAGATGCAGCATTAGTAAGAAAAGCTTTTGCAAAAGTAAATGGCAATCTAAGGAATATTGAAATTTTTCATACAGATAGAGGTAATGAGTTTAAAAACAAAATTATAGATGAGGCAATGCTGGCCTTTCAAATTAAACGTTCACTTAGTATGAAAGGATGTCCTTATGATAACACAGTTGCAGAAGCAGCATTTAAAATTATAAAAACAGAATTTGTACGTGGAAAAGTATTTGAATCACTTGATGAGTTGAAAT
Proteins encoded in this region:
- a CDS encoding NAD(P)/FAD-dependent oxidoreductase, whose amino-acid sequence is MPIKINSLTINLDEDLKTLKTKAAKKLNIDEESIKRFRILRESVDARRKNKIRLNYIVEIETEDEERLMSRIHDKNIVFYERHQYNVKLGTQKLINRPVVIGMGPAGMFAGLLLAKFGYKPIIVERGEKVEDRTNTIERFWKTGQLNTESNVQFGEGGAGTFSDGKLTTRTKDGRCRIVLETFVRHGAPEEILYSGKPHIGTDILKNVIKNIRCEIEKNGGKILFNTKLNDLNVRNDKLESITIGSEELPCDDLVLSIGHSSRDTYEMLLEKNIFMEQKPFAIGVRVEHLQHMIDVNQYGRYAGHPRLGASDYRLTSKSKNGRGVYSFCMCPGGEVVAASSENGMLVTNGMSNYKRDGRNANSAVVVTVDKNDFEDNLPLSGMEFQRHYESMAYKVGGESYEAPVQLIRDFLEDSVSHEFGSVKPSYRPGYNFADLRRCLPSSVIEALKDGFVNFERKIKGFSSGDGVITGIETRTSAPVRIPRNENLESISAGGIYPCGEGAGFAGGIISSAVDGIKVAEKIMCKYKPF
- the glmM gene encoding phosphoglucosamine mutase, translating into MHRMFGTDGVRGIANKELTCELAYKLGKAGACVLTEGAGSPKILVGMDTRISGDMLEGALVSGILSVGAKAICVGVIPTPAIAYLTKKYGADAGVVISASHNPVEYNGIKFFNGQGYKLSDELEDKIQRLIESEFKGIDVLTGEKIGAKTNKIYKALTDYIEFAKSTIDVNLKGLRVALDCANGASSKTSVKAFKEMGADVYVINNDPDGININKNCGSTHPEELMDYVVKKKCDLGLAFDGDADRCLAVDENGNLINGDFIIGIIGKYLKSRGRLNKNSVVVTVMSNLGLDIALRNENINTVKTKVGDRYVLEEMKKNGYVLGGEQSGHIIMLDYNTTGDGLVTALQIASIVKESGRTLSELASFIKELPQVLVNARVPNDKKNIYNEDEQIMSEIEKMEKKLDGCGRVLIRPSGTEPLVRVMLEGKIQSEIDDMASNLASLIEKKANL
- the glmS gene encoding glutamine--fructose-6-phosphate transaminase (isomerizing) is translated as MCGIVGFVGNENATPILVNGLSKLEYRGYDSAGVAVIDNDHINVTKCKGRLSNLEGKLKDKPLKGYIGIGHTRWATHGEPSDVNAHPHSNGDGTISVVHNGIIENYVELRQMLKSKGYKFVSDTDTEVIPQLVDYFYHGDLTDAVMKAVSRLKGSYAIGVISSREPDKIVAARKDSPLVVGTGNNEYFIASDIPAILNYTRDVYLLNDNEFVVLDKTGVKILDGSKNQINRDIFHVTWNADAAEKGGYDHFMIKEIHEQPKAIKDTMTSRIMPGKPVTLDNIKLTKEQIDDIDKIYIVACGTAYHAGIIGKYAIEKLAKMSVEVDVASEFRYRDPIIDNRTLMIIVSQSGETADTLAALREGKEKGARVIAVTNVVGSTISREAEDVLYTWAGPEIAVASTKAYVTQLIVMYTLALFLAQNKGTLNEEEIEELKSEMLTLPEKAEKVLKNENIVEDFAAGNYTHRDMFYIGRGLDYAVAMEGSLKVKEVSYIHSEAYAGGELKHGPIALIENGTIVVAGATQQKLVEKMISNIKELTTRGAKVLGLAIEGSKDVEDSVDSIIYLPKIMDVFAPVLEVIPLQLLGYYMAIKKGCDVDKPRNLAKSVTVE
- a CDS encoding TnsA endonuclease C-terminal domain-containing protein: MANELGLEHPKNPKTGEYVVMTTDFLITKNDDNKLTEVARTIKAKDKLFNKRILEKFEIERVYWEKRKIDWGIVTENEIDKTIATNISFAYGYKNIKDLDCFEGIEKLEFIDLIYEFIKRIVGSNKTMRTICNTFDKDMSLEIGSGLSIFKYLIINKIIEVNIVEKIDVNKVIPITNVIEKSINKLEAI
- a CDS encoding transposase, with the protein product MITINTVFKYTDTGTRIRIIHVSKENVYYVNIDSVTSMPKKELLRILQDEVDANRLMVIKDPFARLIDESKLSKIQIDKRNMDWEFISKYWEEKKHDILNVSTRNKTLKEMADESHLSLTKVKKILSRYWQRGLSKNSLLPDYINSGGRGKEKKLTENKVGRPKRADYNGNIIQGINITENIKKQFSFAINKYYRNANKISLKETYELILRDFYSDTYKENNELKYKVWDKSRIPTYDQFYYWFKKNEDPKKDIVLRESAKEFELKNRELLSNSTIETDGPGTRFQVDATIADIYLVSSLDRNRIIGRPVVYAIIDVFSRLVTGIYVGLEGPSWLGAMMALNNMITDKVEFCKSYGIEIVEEQWPAKHIPDIIIADRGEFEGYSVENLINNLNIKIENTPPYRGDLKGIVERSFKTTNEKIKHKTPGAIQKEYRKRGDRDYRLDATLTLEEFTKIYINLVLEHNNKQIDKYPVEIEMLKDNIAPIPSALWNWGIENKKGRLRTVDREVLRLNVLPRGRANVSRAGIRFKGLYYGSQKALEEQWFIKSKVRSIEILYDPRNMNNIYISYEEGKSFETCYLLDPSKQYEDCILEEIIFNFELISELKEAQKNRQNQLKVDVDLEIDKIVKAARKKKSIEINGESNNKKLKGIKINRAVEKELNREKEAFKLGKETISAEGAEVIKLNASSG
- a CDS encoding IS3 family transposase (programmed frameshift), with the translated sequence MSEKKETKKRHNYTTEFKNQIVELYHNGKMKSEIAREYSLSLSMVSRWIRQSENTGSFKEKDNRSREEQELIELRRKNKQLMMENDILKPSCADFGTKVNVIRKNSHKYSVSAMCKVLQISRSTYYYKSRKKNSEDALISMIKDIFNSSRNNYGTRKIKVELQKKGYRVSRRKIGRIMQQNTLVSSYTKLKFKPHVDKFNESKIDNLVKREFKNQPYRNVVVSDLTYVRVRDRWEYICILVDLFNCEIIGYSAGNHKDAALVRKAFAKVNGNLRNIEIFHTDRGNEFKNKIIDEAMLAFQIKRSLSMKGCPYDNTVAEAAFKIIKTEFVRGKVFESLDELKWQLADYVNWFNNHRIHSSLGYVTPYQFKLNNLKKVV